From one Nycticebus coucang isolate mNycCou1 chromosome 14, mNycCou1.pri, whole genome shotgun sequence genomic stretch:
- the LOC128564673 gene encoding LOW QUALITY PROTEIN: coiled-coil domain-containing protein 68-like (The sequence of the model RefSeq protein was modified relative to this genomic sequence to represent the inferred CDS: inserted 1 base in 1 codon) — protein MTTVTVTTEIPPRGKGEDNSALYESTSAHIIEETEYVKKIRTTLEKIQNRIFKDEAGHNSVNHKLDAKHPGNFQNGSDSEMDTSCSSLDLLMKKMKGKDLQLLEMNKENEVLKIKLEASKEAGAAALRNVAQRVFDNYQTKCERMRKKHEDSQHSLQVNKLEKEQKWNEHVEQLNQVAEKLEEKHSQITELENLVKRMEKEKXTLLERKQSLENKLLQLKSSTTHAKSCQDLQTEISILQEQISHLQLVIHSQHQSLSSVIQEMEGLKNNLKEQDKRIENLKEKVNVLKAQNKELKTKVALWSEAPRTKVSKAVSTSELKTEDISPYLMLIRLRK, from the exons ATGACAACAGTGACGGTGACCACAGAAATTCCTCCAAGGGGTAAGGGAGAAGACAATTCTGCCTTGTACGAGTCTACATCGGCTCACATTATTGAAGAAACTGAATATGTGAAAAAGATTCGAACTACTCTAGAAAAGATCCAAAATCGAATATTTAAAGATGAAGCAGGACATAACAGTGTAAATCACAAACTGGATGCAAAGCATCCTGGAAACTTTCAAAACGGCTCTGATTCTGAAATGGATACTTCTTGCAGCAGTTTGGATTTGCTCATGAAAAAGATGAAAGGCAAAGACCTACAGCTCTTAGAAATGAACAAAGAGAATGAAGTATTGAAAATAAAGCTGGAAGCCTCCAAGGAAGCAGGAGCAGCAGCTCTCAGAAACGTGGCCCAGAGAGTATTTGATAACTACCAAACAAAATGTGAAAGGATGAGGAAAAAGCATGAAGACAGTCAGCATTCACTCCAGGTTAACAAGcttgaaaaagaacagaaatggaaCGAACATGTTGAACAGCTGAATCAAGTTGCtgaaaaacttgaagaaaaacaCAGTCAAATCACGGAATTGGAGAACCTtgtaaagagaatggaaaaagaaa aaactctactAGAAAGAAAACAGTCTTTGGAAAATAAGCTGCTGCAACTCAAATCCAGCACGACACATGCTAAAAGTTGCCAGGATCTTCAGACAGAGATTTCCATTCTACAGGAGCAGATCTCCCACCTGCAGCTTGTGATCCACTCCCAGCATCAGAGCCTGAGCAGTGTCATCCAGGAGATggaaggattaaaaaataatttgaaagaacaagataaaagaattgaaaatctcaaagaaaaagtTAACGTCCTCAAAGCACAGAATAAAGAACTAAAAACCAAGGTGGCACTTTGGTCTGAAGCTCCAAGGACAAAGGTATCTAAAGCTGTCTCTACAAGTGAATTGAAGACTGAAGACATCTCTCCATACCTGATGTTGATTAGACTACGAAAATGA